From one Candidatus Scalindua japonica genomic stretch:
- a CDS encoding sigma-70 family RNA polymerase sigma factor, whose translation MDKSSQIIKILVRKGKEKGFVTYEELNKILSDDTLAQPGKIDETLIMLDELGIDLIEESQIEARDDDEPEDSAKTQLGVAAGASEKIDDPLRMYLTQMGCNPLLSREEEIALAKRIEVTKKNFHRKVLKSDFSQKICLKILEDIINRDLLFERTLAINIEFDNQKDKLLKKFQVHANVISTLLKKNREDFRQLKRKNTSAKCRYRLLINVRNRQRKGCEIIEELCIRTKKLEPIMKRLQRISSEMNNVKKQISLYKKCDKAKDKLRIVKSKLNKYEKLVLETPERLSKRVESFENAFKEHEAAKRKLCSANLRLVVSVAKKYRNCGLSFLDLIQEGNTGLMRAVDKFEYRRGFKFSTYATWWIRQAITRSIADQARTIRIPVHMIEAMNKIRNVSKKLLQESGREPGIEEISNEIKISVSEVRRVLKISRHQISLDMTVGESENTAFGEFIEDNKTESPFLAVAQEMLKEKIESVLETLTDREREIIKLRYGIGGYTYTLEEVGKKFMVTRERVRQIEVAAMKKLQHPVRSRNLEGFLDSIGVSR comes from the coding sequence ATGGACAAATCGAGTCAAATAATTAAAATACTTGTAAGAAAGGGTAAAGAAAAGGGATTTGTAACTTATGAAGAGTTGAATAAGATTCTGTCAGATGACACATTAGCTCAGCCTGGAAAGATCGATGAAACATTGATCATGCTGGATGAACTGGGTATAGATCTTATCGAAGAATCTCAAATAGAGGCCCGTGATGACGACGAACCAGAGGATAGTGCAAAAACACAATTAGGCGTCGCGGCTGGCGCTTCAGAAAAAATTGACGATCCTCTAAGGATGTATTTAACACAAATGGGGTGTAACCCTCTATTATCACGTGAAGAAGAGATAGCGTTGGCAAAAAGAATAGAGGTGACGAAGAAAAATTTTCATAGAAAAGTACTTAAGTCTGACTTTTCACAGAAAATTTGTTTAAAAATACTGGAAGACATCATTAATAGAGATCTACTTTTTGAACGTACTTTAGCTATTAATATTGAATTTGATAATCAAAAAGACAAACTGCTTAAAAAATTCCAGGTACATGCAAATGTGATAAGCACACTCCTAAAGAAAAACAGAGAGGATTTTAGACAATTAAAACGCAAAAACACATCTGCAAAATGCAGGTACAGGTTACTTATAAATGTGAGAAACCGTCAGAGAAAAGGTTGTGAAATTATTGAAGAACTTTGTATACGTACTAAAAAACTGGAACCAATAATGAAACGTTTGCAGAGGATTTCTTCTGAAATGAATAATGTAAAGAAACAGATTTCATTATATAAAAAATGTGACAAAGCTAAGGATAAATTGCGAATTGTGAAATCCAAGCTAAATAAATATGAGAAGTTGGTGCTTGAAACTCCTGAACGGTTAAGCAAACGAGTTGAGTCTTTTGAAAATGCCTTCAAAGAACATGAAGCCGCAAAGAGAAAACTTTGCAGCGCAAATTTAAGATTGGTAGTAAGCGTTGCGAAAAAATACAGAAATTGTGGTCTAAGTTTTCTGGATCTCATACAGGAAGGAAATACTGGATTAATGAGAGCAGTTGATAAGTTTGAATATAGAAGAGGTTTTAAATTCAGCACCTATGCCACCTGGTGGATAAGACAAGCCATAACTCGCTCGATTGCTGATCAGGCAAGAACTATCCGAATACCGGTGCATATGATTGAGGCAATGAACAAAATAAGAAATGTGTCAAAAAAACTATTACAAGAGAGCGGTAGAGAGCCTGGTATTGAGGAGATTTCGAATGAAATAAAGATTTCTGTGTCTGAGGTCAGAAGGGTGTTAAAAATTTCAAGACATCAAATCTCTCTTGATATGACGGTGGGAGAAAGTGAAAATACCGCTTTCGGAGAATTTATTGAAGACAACAAGACGGAGTCTCCCTTTCTGGCTGTAGCACAGGAAATGCTTAAAGAAAAGATAGAAAGCGTACTGGAAACACTTACTGATCGTGAAAGGGAAATAATTAAGCTTCGTTATGGCATTGGAGGTTATACATATACCCTCGAAGAAGTTGGCAAAAAATTTATGGTCACCCGCGAAAGAGTAAGGCAAATTGAAGTAGCAGCGATGAAAAAATTACAGCATCCCGTCAGAAGTAGAAACCTGGAAGGGTTTTTGGATAGTATAGGTGTCAGCAGGTAA
- a CDS encoding multiheme c-type cytochrome — protein sequence MNINRLLCFLITLLTISFFTATNPEADEKIDKGKGVGPYAEHWKPIPTHRYWAPGYFYTPPENPQGEYGRKECVLCHKAINPLLVKAWERSSHADFSKLLPYQQEYLKNIKENIGKEITEVSCIDCHGGVGAEKIDHAKDLMMPTSKLCGECHKKEFDEFESEKKVGIPGWPEGRESHAKAYDAGLDTDIWAAMDKNIVQGCDMCHNIQHKCDSCHTRHEFKASEARRPEACATCHNGPDHPDIEDYTNSKHGTIYKIEGDQWDWNKPLKEYSAPAPTCAYCHMQYKGKFSHNMVQKAIMGEGDVLFYNNLFEDPPVKPSEYINKNPELLSRRKAWVSTCRKCHSKIFAKDYLTSMDLASDAVFAYIQESFELLKSLYSEKALYPMPEDRPHAPAPVEEKWPNTLGGFYGEFWAKDGNPSRIEKDFLYMWENDAFLIRKGMAHTNPNAFTYISWSSMIKKYIDMQSEAATLRRLNTLENNLSIIQSLRSQQKAEISKTHKQECAACKKGKAGETIWCTSCNVGYADRSKTDCKECFDKGTTCEKCIKKASVK from the coding sequence ATGAATATAAACAGATTGCTTTGTTTTCTGATTACATTGCTTACCATTTCATTCTTTACCGCCACAAATCCTGAGGCTGATGAGAAGATAGACAAGGGCAAGGGTGTAGGGCCGTACGCGGAACACTGGAAACCCATACCCACACACAGGTATTGGGCTCCGGGTTACTTTTATACCCCTCCGGAAAACCCGCAAGGCGAATACGGTAGAAAAGAGTGTGTCCTCTGTCACAAAGCAATCAATCCCCTCCTTGTGAAAGCATGGGAAAGGAGTAGTCACGCGGATTTCAGCAAACTTCTCCCTTATCAGCAGGAATATCTCAAGAATATAAAGGAAAATATTGGAAAAGAGATAACCGAAGTAAGCTGTATTGACTGCCATGGCGGAGTCGGGGCAGAAAAGATTGATCATGCTAAAGACCTGATGATGCCGACTTCAAAACTGTGCGGTGAATGCCATAAGAAGGAATTTGATGAGTTTGAATCAGAGAAGAAAGTTGGCATACCGGGCTGGCCTGAAGGCAGGGAGAGCCACGCAAAAGCTTATGACGCCGGACTTGATACCGATATATGGGCAGCTATGGACAAAAATATCGTTCAGGGCTGCGACATGTGCCACAATATACAGCACAAGTGTGACAGTTGCCACACGAGACATGAGTTTAAGGCATCAGAGGCCAGAAGGCCGGAAGCGTGTGCCACCTGTCATAACGGACCTGACCATCCGGACATTGAAGACTATACAAATTCAAAACACGGCACAATATACAAGATAGAAGGAGATCAGTGGGATTGGAACAAGCCGCTCAAAGAGTACTCAGCGCCCGCCCCGACATGTGCATACTGCCACATGCAGTATAAGGGAAAGTTTTCTCACAATATGGTACAGAAGGCTATTATGGGTGAGGGAGATGTGCTCTTTTATAACAATCTCTTTGAAGACCCACCGGTCAAACCCAGTGAATATATAAACAAAAACCCTGAATTGCTTTCAAGGAGAAAGGCATGGGTATCGACATGCAGGAAATGCCATTCAAAGATCTTCGCGAAGGATTACCTTACATCCATGGATCTTGCATCAGATGCTGTCTTTGCTTATATACAGGAGTCTTTTGAGCTGTTAAAGTCACTTTACAGTGAAAAGGCACTTTATCCAATGCCGGAAGACCGCCCTCACGCTCCTGCCCCTGTAGAAGAAAAATGGCCGAATACCCTGGGCGGGTTTTATGGTGAATTCTGGGCAAAGGATGGAAACCCGAGCAGGATAGAGAAGGACTTCCTTTACATGTGGGAGAACGACGCATTTCTCATACGTAAGGGCATGGCCCACACCAATCCGAACGCGTTTACCTATATTTCCTGGTCCAGCATGATTAAGAAGTACATAGACATGCAGAGTGAGGCCGCTACTCTGAGGAGATTGAATACACTGGAGAATAACCTTAGCATCATACAGTCACTCAGGTCACAACAAAAAGCAGAAATCAGTAAAACTCACAAGCAGGAATGTGCCGCGTGTAAAAAGGGGAAAGCCGGAGAAACAATCTGGTGCACCTCATGTAACGTTGGCTATGCGGATAGATCTAAAACGGATTGTAAAGAGTGTTTTGATAAAGGAACTACTTGCGAAAAATGTATAAAGAAAGCAAGTGTTAAGTAA
- a CDS encoding c-type heme family protein, protein MLRRFLKICFICTIVFNFLYLDLPAKEIKHDFYVKIEEIGREKAIKRGRQTVKMLDEMYKTFIVLVTDEYVKDETMFSALTISKKVFERMSAKGWYNARLLDATGDPHNPDNSARTKFERDAIEAFIDGKSFYEKVEKVDGVYYYKAATSVSIVTDGCTICHPHNKQGDLLGGISYSFPLDMFLD, encoded by the coding sequence ATGCTGAGAAGATTTCTGAAAATATGTTTTATTTGTACAATTGTATTTAATTTTTTATATCTCGATTTGCCAGCCAAAGAAATAAAACATGACTTCTACGTAAAGATTGAAGAAATCGGGAGAGAAAAGGCGATTAAGAGGGGAAGGCAGACGGTAAAAATGCTGGATGAAATGTATAAAACTTTTATTGTTCTTGTTACAGATGAATATGTGAAAGACGAGACCATGTTTTCTGCCTTAACTATATCAAAGAAGGTTTTTGAGAGGATGAGTGCAAAAGGGTGGTATAACGCAAGATTACTTGACGCAACCGGTGATCCGCATAATCCTGATAATTCTGCCAGAACCAAATTCGAGAGAGATGCAATCGAAGCATTCATTGATGGAAAGTCATTTTATGAAAAGGTTGAAAAAGTTGATGGTGTGTATTATTATAAAGCAGCTACAAGTGTCTCTATCGTTACCGATGGCTGTACTATTTGTCATCCGCATAATAAACAAGGAGATTTACTGGGCGGCATCTCATACTCTTTTCCTTTGGATATGTTCCTTGATTAA
- a CDS encoding transposase, giving the protein MTFVGTKEAKREISQKELNRPQKEIPDRTKWFRAYALQQWEFDPDMIFCELNYHLCIITPKREKLFSNTEDHFVKFSEIFNSIGDFFHGKINLLFMGEDHLHIHIDSPPDYTADEIVNKIIINSEIEILKVFLEYQKNTENIFIRNYFIETVG; this is encoded by the coding sequence TTGACTTTTGTTGGAACAAAAGAAGCAAAAAGGGAAATATCACAAAAGGAGTTAAACAGACCTCAAAAAGAAATACCAGACAGAACCAAATGGTTTCGTGCATATGCATTACAACAATGGGAATTTGATCCGGACATGATATTTTGTGAATTAAATTACCATTTGTGTATAATAACACCAAAAAGAGAAAAACTATTTTCAAATACTGAAGACCATTTTGTTAAATTTTCAGAAATTTTCAATTCCATCGGTGATTTTTTTCATGGAAAAATTAATTTACTTTTCATGGGGGAAGATCATCTTCATATCCACATAGATTCCCCGCCGGATTACACGGCAGATGAAATTGTAAATAAAATTATCATAAATTCAGAAATAGAAATACTAAAAGTATTTCTGGAGTATCAGAAAAATACCGAAAATATTTTCATAAGAAATTATTTTATTGAGACAGTAGGATAA
- a CDS encoding IS1096 element passenger TnpR family protein: MREIYTLTVELESGMNAKSTWKRVIELSEETDLYDLHLYIQKIIGFDNDHLFEFFVGKSWRKRERVFGNEDENGFEERKGLDTMLNEVYPLTGLKLYYHFDFGDSWMFKIKKGRKKKYLVKGITYPRVIESEGENPDQYPSWEDE; this comes from the coding sequence ATGAGAGAAATATATACACTAACGGTAGAACTTGAGTCAGGAATGAATGCTAAAAGCACATGGAAGAGAGTGATAGAACTATCAGAAGAAACAGATTTGTATGATCTTCATCTATACATTCAAAAGATAATCGGGTTTGACAACGATCACCTTTTCGAGTTTTTTGTCGGAAAGAGTTGGCGTAAAAGAGAGCGAGTTTTTGGAAATGAAGATGAAAATGGTTTTGAGGAAAGAAAGGGATTAGACACAATGTTAAATGAAGTGTATCCGCTAACGGGATTGAAACTCTATTACCATTTTGATTTTGGTGACTCATGGATGTTTAAAATCAAAAAAGGGAGGAAGAAAAAGTATCTTGTGAAAGGCATCACTTATCCAAGGGTGATCGAGTCGGAAGGTGAGAACCCTGATCAATATCCAAGTTGGGAAGATGAATAA
- a CDS encoding sigma-54-dependent transcriptional regulator produces MEKDNQLFEKKKIGVYTVFSAREVYETLKIEPINIILCEYHLPKIKTSTFLKKIKTIKPDVELVFLSEGATLSNAIDAMKDGAYDFYEIPVKPRLLATVIEKAIEKQLLFLEKIELEKKVRGMFNFEDIHGRSKPMQYVINLISSIAQKNTNVLITGETGTGKEMVAKSIHYNSPRASKPFIKVNCGAFNEGVLESEIFGHEKGAFTGAIIKRVGRFELADEGTIFLDEIGDMTLSTQIKLLRVLQEKEFERVGGNETIKVNIRVLAATNQDLNKLIEEKKFRQDLYYRLNIVHIEVPPLRDRKDDIPLLVSHFINNFNEEKEYAIKGINKNAMQILLNYTWPGNVRELENAVEAAMALAPGHVIEAKYLPSFLLLSQPQHADFYQIPQHFTLQEAEKEIIRFTLEKTKGNKSKAARLLGIGLRTLQRKVLCA; encoded by the coding sequence ATGGAGAAGGATAATCAATTATTTGAAAAGAAAAAAATAGGTGTTTACACGGTTTTTTCAGCACGCGAGGTTTACGAAACGCTAAAAATCGAACCCATAAATATTATTCTTTGTGAGTACCATCTTCCAAAGATTAAGACTTCAACTTTTCTAAAAAAGATAAAAACGATAAAACCAGATGTAGAGTTGGTTTTCCTTTCGGAAGGAGCGACTCTTTCAAATGCTATAGATGCGATGAAAGATGGCGCTTACGACTTTTATGAAATTCCCGTCAAACCGAGACTCTTAGCTACTGTGATAGAAAAGGCAATTGAAAAACAATTACTCTTCCTGGAAAAGATAGAACTTGAGAAAAAGGTAAGAGGAATGTTTAACTTTGAAGATATACACGGAAGAAGTAAGCCCATGCAGTATGTTATCAATCTAATCAGTTCCATTGCTCAAAAGAATACGAATGTACTTATTACAGGGGAAACAGGAACAGGAAAAGAGATGGTGGCAAAGTCCATTCACTATAACAGCCCACGAGCATCAAAGCCGTTTATTAAGGTAAACTGTGGGGCATTTAATGAAGGGGTGCTTGAATCAGAAATTTTTGGACATGAAAAAGGGGCGTTTACCGGTGCAATTATAAAGAGGGTTGGAAGGTTTGAGCTTGCGGATGAGGGGACCATATTCCTTGATGAAATAGGAGATATGACTTTAAGCACACAGATTAAACTTCTCAGGGTACTTCAGGAAAAAGAGTTTGAAAGAGTTGGTGGAAATGAAACGATAAAAGTAAACATCAGGGTTTTGGCAGCAACGAATCAGGATCTTAATAAACTGATAGAAGAAAAAAAATTCAGGCAAGACCTTTATTATAGATTGAATATTGTACATATTGAAGTCCCGCCTCTTAGAGACAGAAAGGATGATATTCCCCTTCTGGTTAGTCATTTTATTAATAATTTTAATGAAGAGAAAGAGTATGCTATTAAAGGCATAAATAAGAATGCAATGCAAATATTATTAAATTACACGTGGCCTGGAAATGTAAGAGAACTTGAAAATGCCGTTGAAGCTGCCATGGCACTTGCTCCTGGTCATGTAATAGAAGCAAAATACCTTCCTTCCTTCTTATTACTTTCTCAGCCACAACATGCCGATTTCTACCAGATTCCTCAGCACTTTACTCTTCAAGAAGCAGAAAAGGAAATAATAAGGTTTACACTGGAGAAAACAAAAGGCAACAAGTCAAAAGCTGCCAGATTACTTGGAATTGGCTTAAGAACACTCCAGAGGAAGGTGCTTTGCGCGTAA
- the mgtE gene encoding magnesium transporter gives MSDQELLLSIVRKLVEDDCEKLAWIMEGMDEAEVLNVMKILPHALSAKVVSVLPQNLVATLLIQLPSEFLEKIVGDLDPEKISDIILSLPEELRYDLLEKTPQRKKKLIREMLTFPEDSVGRIMSRDYLAFHVDLKVKDATNKIKAMARRKASFSYAYVVDSGNRLVGVLRMFDLIAAPRDVTLRSIMKEEVYTIDSFSDREDIANDLKIQKYSTAPVVDAQNHLIGIVRAEKLIMEAQEDVAQDIQMMVGVAPEERTFSSIWFSLRRRLPWLHINLVTAFAAAGVVAIFEDLIHQITALAIFLPVVAGQGGNAGAQTLAVVMRGLVMREIPKGRFKGLLMKEAGLGALNGVIIGMVTAVIAWLWKANPFLGIVIGLGMIVNLIAAGLAGATIPIIMKKLGADPAQSSSIILTTITDVVGFFAFLSFAVMFQQFLI, from the coding sequence ATGTCAGACCAAGAACTATTATTATCAATTGTCAGAAAACTGGTTGAGGACGATTGTGAAAAACTGGCCTGGATAATGGAGGGGATGGATGAAGCTGAAGTATTGAATGTAATGAAAATTCTTCCCCATGCTCTATCCGCAAAAGTCGTCTCTGTACTACCTCAAAATCTTGTTGCAACTCTTTTGATACAACTGCCATCTGAATTTCTTGAAAAGATTGTTGGTGATCTCGATCCTGAAAAAATCAGTGATATCATCCTGAGTTTGCCGGAGGAACTTAGATATGATTTGCTGGAGAAAACTCCTCAAAGGAAAAAGAAACTGATCAGAGAAATGCTTACCTTCCCGGAAGACAGTGTCGGACGTATTATGAGTAGAGATTACCTGGCATTCCATGTGGATCTAAAGGTAAAGGATGCCACTAATAAGATTAAGGCTATGGCTCGCAGGAAAGCGTCATTTTCTTATGCCTATGTAGTAGATAGTGGTAACCGGTTGGTCGGAGTATTGCGGATGTTTGACCTGATTGCGGCGCCAAGAGATGTTACCTTGAGGTCAATTATGAAAGAAGAGGTTTATACTATCGATAGCTTTTCCGATAGAGAGGACATTGCCAATGATTTAAAAATACAAAAATACTCCACTGCACCTGTTGTTGATGCCCAGAACCACCTTATCGGTATTGTGCGGGCAGAAAAACTGATCATGGAAGCACAGGAAGATGTGGCACAGGATATCCAAATGATGGTTGGTGTAGCGCCCGAAGAAAGAACATTCTCGTCTATATGGTTTTCTCTCCGCAGGCGTTTGCCATGGCTGCATATCAATCTGGTAACAGCCTTTGCTGCCGCTGGCGTCGTCGCCATTTTTGAGGATCTCATTCACCAGATAACAGCGCTGGCAATCTTTTTACCGGTAGTCGCCGGACAAGGAGGTAATGCTGGCGCACAGACCCTTGCTGTTGTTATGAGGGGGTTGGTAATGCGGGAAATCCCCAAGGGCAGGTTTAAAGGTTTGCTCATGAAGGAAGCTGGTCTGGGAGCGCTTAATGGTGTTATTATTGGTATGGTAACCGCCGTGATTGCCTGGCTATGGAAGGCTAATCCGTTTCTGGGAATCGTGATTGGTTTAGGAATGATTGTAAATCTGATTGCGGCAGGTTTAGCAGGTGCTACTATTCCAATCATTATGAAAAAACTTGGTGCAGACCCTGCTCAGTCATCAAGTATTATCTTAACAACAATCACTGATGTAGTGGGGTTTTTCGCGTTTCTAAGCTTTGCAGTGATGTTTCAACAATTTCTCATTTAA
- a CDS encoding multiheme c-type cytochrome: MNRKKKMFVFFFIFTLAACGLFSSMNAYAGDLGKLANGEGKWGEFWKPIEMFRWWDPGHYFEPDNKVEGEFQGTDCITCHKVTTPGIVLDWKRSKHSGAVVTCDKCHGNDHQKLSMPTPETCGTKGCHAKQVKQFKSERESGHPAHARAFHPDVVEAGWQINKPQPEVAGCAQCHAVENKCDSCHFRHTFKAAEARRPEACGYCHNGPDHRDIECYESSAHGVITKIDGDNWDWNKKLKAGNYRAPTCAYCHMYKGTHNAVENTVYSHMGVLEVDRGAEEHAAKRKKWVGICNDCHSSRFAAAYLRGADETVKVSHTKVREAKAIVEDLQKDGFLEAMPKDLAPYLDEGHKWNLGSRMYNITEIERTYFDMLVYQGTTVFKSAFHMSADMQTYVAAFQQDESLLKVKSEASKLRRLKALEEKAGISHIPYDFWKKGEYTDTLNTIDTK, from the coding sequence ATGAATAGAAAAAAGAAAATGTTCGTATTCTTTTTTATATTTACACTGGCAGCTTGTGGGCTTTTTTCATCTATGAACGCTTATGCCGGAGACCTTGGAAAACTCGCGAATGGCGAAGGGAAATGGGGCGAATTCTGGAAACCAATCGAGATGTTCCGCTGGTGGGACCCGGGACACTATTTTGAACCTGACAACAAAGTTGAAGGTGAATTCCAGGGAACGGATTGTATTACATGTCACAAAGTAACGACTCCAGGGATTGTTCTTGACTGGAAGAGGAGTAAACATAGCGGAGCTGTAGTAACCTGTGACAAATGTCATGGAAATGATCACCAGAAACTTTCTATGCCCACTCCAGAGACTTGTGGGACAAAGGGGTGTCATGCCAAACAGGTTAAGCAGTTTAAGTCTGAAAGAGAGTCAGGGCATCCTGCACATGCAAGGGCTTTCCATCCGGATGTAGTTGAAGCGGGATGGCAGATCAATAAACCTCAGCCTGAGGTCGCCGGGTGCGCGCAGTGTCATGCTGTTGAAAATAAATGTGACTCATGTCATTTCAGACACACTTTCAAGGCCGCGGAAGCAAGACGGCCGGAAGCATGTGGATATTGCCATAACGGCCCGGACCACCGTGATATAGAGTGCTATGAATCTTCTGCCCATGGAGTCATTACAAAGATTGATGGAGACAACTGGGACTGGAACAAGAAACTGAAGGCAGGAAACTACAGGGCGCCAACATGTGCCTATTGCCACATGTACAAAGGTACTCACAACGCCGTTGAAAACACGGTATATTCCCATATGGGAGTACTGGAAGTTGATCGCGGGGCAGAGGAACACGCGGCAAAAAGAAAAAAGTGGGTTGGTATCTGTAACGATTGCCATTCATCTCGATTTGCAGCCGCGTATTTAAGAGGAGCTGATGAAACTGTGAAGGTGAGCCATACTAAAGTGAGAGAGGCAAAGGCTATTGTTGAGGATTTACAGAAGGACGGTTTCCTGGAGGCCATGCCAAAGGACCTGGCGCCATATCTTGACGAAGGTCATAAATGGAACCTGGGTAGCAGAATGTATAATATCACGGAAATTGAACGAACATACTTTGATATGCTTGTCTACCAGGGAACGACTGTTTTCAAGTCTGCCTTCCATATGTCCGCGGATATGCAGACATACGTCGCAGCTTTTCAACAGGACGAGTCTCTTTTAAAAGTAAAATCAGAAGCAAGCAAGTTGAGAAGGTTAAAAGCACTGGAAGAAAAAGCAGGTATTTCACATATACCTTATGACTTCTGGAAGAAGGGTGAATATACGGATACACTCAATACGATTGATACTAAATAA
- a CDS encoding heavy-metal-associated domain-containing protein, with translation MFTNKYLNLGYFSVFFIFGIAMNTAIVKADSSLQSNSDFTLLKINDEFSTTQEHEQAEENTEKEDLEAEELEGLEEYEISINGMTCANCETKVKGALLKCSGVKTAWVSHIEGSAVIEADTDMIDVDQIVAAIEKAGFVYLEEE, from the coding sequence ATGTTTACGAATAAATATTTAAATCTAGGTTACTTTTCAGTTTTCTTCATTTTTGGAATCGCAATGAACACGGCAATTGTCAAGGCAGACTCCTCGTTGCAAAGCAACAGCGACTTTACATTGCTGAAAATAAATGATGAGTTTTCTACCACTCAGGAGCATGAACAAGCTGAAGAAAATACTGAGAAGGAAGACTTGGAGGCAGAAGAATTAGAAGGACTAGAGGAGTATGAAATATCCATTAACGGAATGACTTGCGCTAATTGCGAGACGAAAGTTAAAGGAGCACTATTGAAGTGTTCAGGTGTTAAAACTGCCTGGGTTAGTCACATAGAAGGAAGTGCTGTTATAGAAGCCGATACTGACATGATTGATGTTGATCAGATTGTAGCAGCTATAGAAAAAGCCGGATTTGTTTATTTAGAGGAAGAATGA